The following are from one region of the Achromobacter xylosoxidans genome:
- a CDS encoding OmpA family protein, translated as MAGYPGTSTLLAAALLAAASGSIAQEPPYKAEILDLQATILDLKGLPSDASGGISDLNAQIDGLAARHDGLSVRQDKNAVTVAMLGDVLFDFDKTAIRPAAEPTLRDIASLIQSSSAGTVGIEGHTDSKGSASYNKDLSLRRAQAVAQWLANHGVDKSRLTVKGYGDTQPIQSNKLANGADNPQGRAQNRRVEFVLPKH; from the coding sequence ATGGCCGGCTACCCGGGCACGTCCACTCTGCTGGCCGCGGCGTTGCTCGCCGCCGCCAGCGGCTCCATCGCGCAGGAGCCACCCTACAAGGCCGAGATCCTGGATCTGCAGGCCACCATCCTGGACCTGAAGGGGCTGCCTTCCGATGCCAGCGGCGGCATATCGGACCTGAACGCGCAGATAGACGGACTGGCCGCGCGCCACGACGGCCTGTCGGTGCGGCAGGACAAGAACGCCGTGACCGTCGCCATGCTGGGCGACGTGCTGTTCGATTTCGACAAGACCGCCATCCGACCGGCCGCCGAACCTACGCTGCGGGACATCGCCAGCCTGATCCAATCCAGTTCGGCCGGCACCGTCGGCATCGAAGGCCACACCGACTCCAAGGGCTCGGCCTCGTACAACAAGGATCTTTCATTGCGCCGCGCGCAGGCGGTGGCGCAATGGCTGGCGAATCATGGCGTGGACAAGTCGCGGCTGACCGTCAAGGGATACGGCGATACCCAGCCGATCCAATCGAACAAGCTGGCCAATGGCGCGGACAATCCGCAAGGACGGGCGCAGAACCGGAGGGTGGAGTTCGTGCTGCCCAAGCACTGA
- a CDS encoding carbonic anhydrase has protein sequence MCDCSSFANSPQFNRRRLLFGAAAIAAAGASGWLGDAQAAVPSNDIGPDEALKRLMAGNARYAANKPNMRDYSAGRAARAVKQKPIAAILGCSDSRVAPELAFDQGPGDLFIVRVAGNFVNEDGLASLEYGALVLRAPLILVLGHDNCGAVDATVKAWRDKTELPGHLPALVNALKPAVELADKSGAKNLVAAAVQANVRLTVERLKTAQPLLQEMVQQKKLGVVGGVYSLATGKVTLV, from the coding sequence ATGTGCGACTGTTCTTCTTTCGCCAATTCCCCGCAATTCAACCGCCGCCGCCTGCTGTTCGGCGCCGCAGCGATCGCCGCAGCCGGCGCTTCAGGCTGGCTGGGCGATGCCCAAGCCGCCGTGCCGTCAAACGATATCGGCCCCGACGAGGCCTTGAAGCGCCTGATGGCGGGCAATGCCCGCTACGCCGCCAACAAGCCGAACATGCGGGACTATTCCGCGGGACGCGCCGCCCGCGCCGTGAAGCAAAAGCCCATCGCCGCCATCCTGGGCTGTTCGGATTCGCGGGTGGCGCCGGAACTGGCTTTTGACCAAGGGCCGGGCGACCTCTTCATCGTGCGCGTGGCCGGCAACTTCGTGAACGAAGACGGCCTGGCCAGCCTGGAGTACGGCGCCCTGGTCCTGCGCGCGCCGCTGATTCTGGTGCTGGGCCACGACAACTGCGGCGCGGTGGACGCGACGGTGAAGGCATGGAGGGACAAGACCGAACTGCCGGGCCATCTACCCGCGCTGGTGAATGCGCTCAAGCCCGCGGTCGAGCTTGCGGACAAGTCGGGCGCGAAAAACCTGGTGGCCGCAGCGGTCCAGGCCAATGTGCGACTGACGGTCGAACGCCTGAAAACGGCGCAGCCTCTCTTGCAGGAGATGGTGCAGCAGAAAAAGTTGGGAGTGGTCGGCGGCGTGTACAGCCTGGCCACGGGCAAGGTGACATTGGTTTGA
- a CDS encoding DCC1-like thiol-disulfide oxidoreductase family protein: MAIAKNFLLYDGDCPFCSNYVRMLQLQKAVGPIDLLNMRDHPDLAVAYKAQGYDLNQGMLLHLDGQDYWGADCINRLALLSTGNDLFNSVNAAVFRNPCLSTALYPFMRTGRSLALTLLGKKKMQM; the protein is encoded by the coding sequence ATGGCCATCGCAAAGAACTTCCTGCTCTACGACGGAGATTGCCCTTTCTGCTCGAACTACGTGCGGATGCTGCAACTGCAGAAGGCCGTCGGCCCCATCGATCTGCTGAACATGCGCGACCACCCTGATCTGGCGGTGGCCTACAAGGCGCAAGGCTACGATCTGAACCAGGGCATGCTGCTGCACCTGGACGGCCAGGACTACTGGGGCGCCGACTGCATCAACCGGCTGGCGCTGCTCAGCACGGGCAACGACCTGTTCAACAGCGTCAACGCGGCAGTGTTCCGCAATCCCTGCCTGTCGACGGCGCTCTATCCCTTCATGCGCACCGGCCGCAGCCTGGCGCTGACGCTATTGGGCAAGAAGAAGATGCAGATGTAG
- a CDS encoding GlxA family transcriptional regulator produces MKIQILALEGVFDTGLSAILDVFTTANELAPLLPEPVQPFDTRIVGMRRKVRSAQGFGVPVSGSPDPSDPDWLVIPAIACKMPETLLPALDRADVRDAGRMLRQRAPGANTAAACIGTFVLAESGLLDGHKATTTWWLAPLFRQRYPAVDLEDQRMLVRSSSLLTAGAALSHMDMALWLVRQASPELAALVARYLIVDQRPSQSAYVITDHLTHAEPLVQAFERWARAHLAQGFSLDAAAQALGASKRTLARRMQEVLGKSPLSFFQDLRVERAAHLLKTSNQSLEQIAAQVGYADGVTLRNLLRRRLGYGVRQMR; encoded by the coding sequence ATGAAAATCCAGATCCTGGCCCTGGAGGGCGTGTTCGATACCGGCCTGTCGGCCATCCTGGACGTGTTCACCACGGCCAACGAGCTGGCGCCGCTGCTGCCCGAACCGGTCCAGCCGTTCGACACGCGCATCGTCGGCATGCGCCGCAAGGTGCGCAGCGCGCAGGGATTCGGCGTGCCCGTCTCGGGCAGCCCGGACCCGTCGGACCCCGACTGGCTCGTGATCCCGGCCATCGCCTGCAAGATGCCCGAAACCCTGCTGCCCGCGCTGGACCGCGCCGACGTGCGCGACGCCGGCCGCATGCTGCGACAGCGCGCGCCTGGCGCGAACACCGCCGCAGCCTGCATCGGCACCTTCGTGCTGGCGGAATCGGGCCTGCTGGACGGCCACAAGGCGACTACCACCTGGTGGCTGGCGCCGCTGTTCAGGCAGCGCTATCCGGCGGTGGATCTGGAGGACCAACGCATGCTGGTGCGCTCGTCGTCGCTGCTGACCGCGGGCGCGGCGCTCAGCCACATGGACATGGCGCTGTGGCTCGTGCGACAGGCCAGTCCGGAACTGGCCGCGTTGGTGGCGCGCTATCTGATCGTGGACCAGCGGCCCTCGCAGTCGGCCTATGTCATCACCGACCACCTGACGCATGCCGAGCCGCTGGTGCAGGCCTTCGAGCGCTGGGCCCGCGCGCATCTTGCGCAGGGATTCTCGTTGGACGCCGCGGCGCAGGCGCTGGGCGCCAGCAAGCGCACGCTGGCGCGCCGCATGCAGGAGGTCCTGGGCAAGAGCCCGCTGTCGTTTTTCCAGGATCTGCGCGTGGAGCGCGCAGCGCATTTACTGAAGACCAGCAACCAGTCGCTGGAGCAGATCGCGGCGCAAGTCGGCTATGCCGATGGCGTCACGCTGCGCAACCTGCTGCGCCGGCGCCTGGGGTACGGCGTGCGCCAGATGCGTTGA
- a CDS encoding LysE family translocator, with amino-acid sequence MSFENLFALAVFAFVTSVSPGPSNVMLMTSGANFGFGRTLPQVLGITVGFTTLLLGVGLGLGALFHAWPALSAGLKVGGAAYLLYLAWRIALSRSIGAGQASARPLTFMESALFQWINPKAWIVALAAVAVYVDAAAPWATLAWMCLVFAVVNVPSVSLWAGFGVALRGFLAQPGRLKWFNICMGSLLALTLWPMLR; translated from the coding sequence TTGTCTTTTGAAAATCTGTTTGCCCTGGCGGTATTCGCCTTCGTGACCTCGGTTTCGCCGGGACCCAGCAACGTCATGTTGATGACCTCGGGCGCCAACTTCGGCTTCGGCCGGACGTTGCCCCAGGTGCTGGGCATCACCGTTGGCTTCACTACGCTGCTGCTTGGGGTAGGTCTGGGCCTGGGCGCGCTGTTCCACGCCTGGCCGGCCCTGTCGGCAGGCCTGAAGGTAGGGGGCGCGGCCTATCTGCTTTACCTGGCATGGCGCATAGCCCTATCGCGTTCCATCGGTGCGGGGCAGGCGTCTGCCAGGCCGCTCACGTTCATGGAGTCGGCCTTGTTCCAATGGATCAATCCCAAGGCCTGGATCGTCGCGCTGGCCGCGGTTGCGGTTTATGTGGATGCCGCGGCGCCCTGGGCGACGCTGGCGTGGATGTGCCTGGTGTTCGCGGTGGTGAACGTGCCCAGCGTTTCGCTGTGGGCGGGCTTCGGCGTGGCGCTGCGCGGATTCCTGGCGCAGCCGGGGCGTCTGAAGTGGTTCAACATCTGCATGGGATCGCTGCTGGCGCTGACGTTGTGGCCGATGCTGCGGTGA
- a CDS encoding DUF2239 family protein yields MSNSITPLPADPHTAFAGHRILAAGALSDVALAVRLAMDEGRDATILVFDDLSGKQVDLDLSGSHAAIAERHRVRIDPAVPAPEAPAGAADDAQPRGRGRPKLGVVAREVTLLPRHWDWLGAQPGGASVVLRKLVEQARRDNEAQDRLRERQEAAYRFMSSMAGNLPGFEEATRALYASDRERFTQQIAAWPEDVRGYAMGLAWGAPGEAAAD; encoded by the coding sequence ATGAGCAACTCAATCACCCCCCTCCCCGCCGATCCGCACACCGCCTTCGCCGGTCATCGCATTCTTGCCGCCGGCGCCCTCTCCGACGTGGCGCTCGCGGTCAGGCTGGCGATGGACGAAGGCCGCGACGCCACCATCCTCGTGTTCGACGACCTATCCGGCAAACAGGTCGATCTGGACCTCAGCGGAAGCCATGCCGCCATCGCGGAGCGCCACCGCGTCCGCATTGACCCGGCCGTCCCAGCGCCCGAAGCGCCCGCCGGTGCGGCCGATGACGCGCAACCGCGCGGCCGGGGCCGCCCCAAGCTCGGCGTGGTGGCGCGCGAAGTGACTCTGCTGCCGCGCCATTGGGACTGGCTGGGCGCGCAGCCCGGCGGCGCTTCGGTAGTCCTGCGCAAGTTGGTGGAACAGGCGCGCCGCGACAACGAGGCGCAGGACCGCCTGCGCGAGCGCCAGGAGGCGGCGTACCGGTTCATGTCCAGCATGGCCGGTAACCTGCCCGGTTTCGAGGAAGCCACGCGGGCGCTGTATGCCAGCGACCGCGAGCGTTTTACACAGCAGATCGCCGCATGGCCCGAGGATGTGCGCGGCTACGCCATGGGTCTGGCATGGGGCGCGCCCGGTGAAGCCGCCGCGGACTGA
- the guaB gene encoding IMP dehydrogenase — protein sequence MRLVQKALTFDDVLLVPAYSEVLPRDTSLATRLTRNITLNIPLVSAAMDTVTESRLAIAMAQEGGIGIIHKNLSADAQAREVARVKRHEFGIVIDPVTVTPQMKVRDAIALQRQHGISGLPVVEGRKLVGIVTNRDLRFEENLDQPLRNIMTPQERLVTMKEGATLEEAQSLMHKHRLERVLIVNDGFELRGLATVKDIVKNTEHPMASKDAQGQLRVGAAVGVGAGTEERVEKLVAAGVDVLIVDTAHGHSKGVLEGVRWVKQNYPKVEVIGGNIATAAAARALVEYGADGVKVGIGPGSICTTRIVAGVGVPQIHAISEVAKALEGTGVPLIADGGIRYSGDVAKALAAGAFACMMGGMFAGTEEAPGEVVLFQGRSYKSYRGMGSLGAMTDGSADRYFQDPSNNADKLVPEGIEGRVPYKGSVLAIIYQLVGGIRASMGYCGCATIDDMRTKTEFVEITSAGVRESHVHDVQITKEAPNYRAD from the coding sequence ATGCGTCTCGTACAAAAAGCGCTCACCTTCGACGATGTGTTGCTGGTGCCTGCGTATTCCGAGGTCCTGCCTCGCGACACTTCCCTGGCTACGCGCCTCACTCGCAACATCACCCTGAATATCCCGCTCGTGTCCGCCGCCATGGACACCGTGACCGAATCGCGCCTGGCCATCGCCATGGCGCAAGAGGGCGGCATCGGGATCATCCACAAGAATCTGTCCGCTGACGCCCAGGCGCGTGAAGTCGCCCGCGTCAAGCGCCACGAATTCGGCATCGTGATCGATCCGGTCACCGTCACCCCCCAGATGAAGGTGCGCGACGCCATCGCGTTGCAGCGCCAGCATGGCATCTCGGGCCTGCCGGTGGTCGAAGGGCGCAAGCTGGTCGGCATCGTCACCAACCGCGACCTGCGTTTCGAAGAGAACCTGGACCAGCCCCTGCGCAACATCATGACGCCGCAGGAACGCCTGGTCACCATGAAGGAAGGCGCCACGCTGGAAGAGGCGCAGTCCCTGATGCACAAGCACCGCCTGGAGCGCGTGCTGATCGTCAACGACGGCTTTGAACTGCGTGGCCTGGCCACCGTCAAGGACATCGTCAAGAACACCGAACACCCGATGGCCAGCAAGGATGCCCAGGGCCAGTTGCGCGTGGGCGCGGCGGTCGGCGTGGGCGCCGGCACTGAAGAACGCGTGGAAAAGCTGGTTGCGGCCGGCGTCGACGTCCTCATCGTCGACACCGCCCACGGCCATTCCAAGGGCGTGCTGGAAGGCGTGCGCTGGGTCAAGCAGAACTACCCCAAGGTTGAAGTCATTGGCGGCAACATTGCCACCGCGGCCGCCGCGCGCGCGCTGGTCGAGTACGGCGCCGACGGCGTCAAGGTCGGCATCGGCCCCGGCTCCATCTGCACCACCCGTATCGTCGCGGGCGTGGGCGTGCCGCAGATCCATGCGATCTCCGAAGTCGCCAAGGCGCTGGAAGGCACGGGCGTGCCCCTGATCGCCGACGGCGGCATCCGTTACTCGGGCGACGTCGCCAAGGCCCTGGCGGCCGGCGCTTTCGCCTGCATGATGGGCGGCATGTTCGCCGGCACGGAAGAAGCCCCCGGCGAAGTCGTGCTGTTCCAGGGCCGTTCGTACAAGTCCTACCGCGGCATGGGCAGCCTGGGCGCCATGACGGACGGCTCCGCCGACCGTTACTTCCAGGATCCGTCCAACAACGCCGACAAGCTGGTTCCCGAAGGCATCGAAGGCCGCGTCCCCTACAAGGGCAGCGTGCTGGCCATCATTTACCAACTGGTCGGTGGCATCCGCGCCTCGATGGGCTACTGCGGCTGCGCCACCATCGACGACATGCGCACCAAGACCGAATTCGTGGAGATCACCTCCGCGGGCGTGCGCGAGTCCCACGTGCACGACGTACAGATCACCAAGGAAGCGCCCAACTACCGCGCCGACTGA
- the guaA gene encoding glutamine-hydrolyzing GMP synthase, protein MHQRILILDYGSQVTQLIARRVREAGVYSEVHPGDVDDAFVRDQMAQGLKGIILSGSHASAYEEGSMRVPHAVFELGVPVLGICYGMQSMAQQLGGVVSFSDHREFGYAEVRAHGHTKLLEGLEDFSTAEGHGMLKVWMSHGDKVTELPPGFKLMASTPSCPIAGMADEDRKFYAVQFHPEVTHTVQGKAMLARFVNEICGCEGDWNMPDYVAEAVARIREQVGTDEVILGLSGGVDSSVAAALIHKAIGDQLTCVFVDHGLLRLDEGKQVMQTFAENMGVKIIHVDATAQFMGKLAGVADPEAKRKIIGREFVEVFQEQAGKQQSAKWLAQGTIYPDVIESAGAKTGKATSIKSHHNVGGLPDTLNLQLLEPLRELFKDEVRELGVALGLPPQMVYRHPFPGPGLGVRILGEVKHEYAELLRRADAIFIEELRNTKDEASGLTWYELTSQAFAVFLPVKSVGVMGDGRTYEYVVALRAVQTFDFMTADWAPLPHPLLARVSSRIINEVRGINRVVYDVSSKPPATIEWE, encoded by the coding sequence ATGCACCAGCGCATCCTCATTCTCGACTACGGTTCGCAAGTCACCCAGCTGATCGCCCGCCGCGTCCGCGAAGCCGGCGTCTACTCCGAAGTGCACCCCGGCGACGTCGACGACGCCTTCGTGCGCGACCAGATGGCGCAAGGCCTGAAGGGCATCATCCTGTCCGGCAGCCACGCTTCCGCCTACGAAGAAGGCTCCATGCGCGTGCCGCATGCGGTGTTCGAACTGGGCGTGCCCGTCCTGGGCATCTGCTACGGCATGCAGTCCATGGCGCAGCAATTGGGCGGCGTGGTCAGCTTCTCCGACCACCGCGAATTCGGCTACGCCGAAGTCCGCGCCCACGGCCACACCAAGCTGCTGGAAGGCCTGGAAGACTTTTCCACCGCCGAAGGCCACGGCATGCTGAAGGTCTGGATGAGCCACGGCGACAAGGTCACCGAGCTGCCCCCGGGCTTCAAGCTGATGGCTTCCACGCCGTCCTGCCCCATCGCCGGCATGGCCGACGAAGACCGCAAGTTCTACGCCGTCCAGTTCCACCCCGAAGTCACGCACACCGTCCAGGGCAAGGCCATGCTGGCCCGCTTCGTGAACGAGATCTGCGGCTGCGAAGGCGACTGGAACATGCCCGACTACGTGGCCGAAGCCGTTGCCCGCATCCGCGAGCAGGTCGGCACGGACGAAGTCATCCTGGGCCTGTCCGGCGGCGTGGATTCCTCGGTGGCCGCGGCGCTGATCCACAAGGCCATCGGCGACCAGCTCACCTGCGTATTCGTCGACCACGGCCTCTTGCGCCTGGACGAAGGCAAGCAGGTCATGCAGACCTTCGCCGAAAACATGGGCGTGAAGATCATCCACGTCGACGCCACCGCCCAGTTCATGGGCAAGCTGGCCGGCGTGGCCGACCCCGAAGCCAAGCGCAAGATCATCGGCCGCGAATTCGTCGAAGTGTTCCAGGAACAAGCCGGCAAGCAGCAGAGCGCCAAGTGGCTGGCCCAGGGCACGATCTACCCCGACGTCATCGAATCCGCTGGCGCCAAGACCGGCAAGGCCACCTCCATCAAGTCGCACCACAACGTGGGCGGCCTGCCGGACACGCTGAACCTGCAACTGCTGGAGCCGCTGCGCGAACTGTTCAAGGACGAAGTCCGCGAACTCGGCGTGGCCCTGGGCCTGCCGCCGCAGATGGTCTACCGCCACCCGTTCCCCGGCCCCGGCCTGGGCGTGCGCATCCTGGGCGAAGTCAAGCACGAGTACGCCGAACTGCTGCGCCGCGCCGACGCGATCTTCATCGAGGAACTGCGCAACACCAAGGACGAGGCCAGCGGCCTGACCTGGTACGAGCTGACCTCGCAAGCGTTTGCCGTGTTCCTGCCGGTGAAATCGGTGGGCGTGATGGGCGATGGGCGTACCTACGAATACGTCGTGGCGCTGCGTGCGGTGCAGACGTTTGACTTCATGACCGCCGATTGGGCGCCGCTGCCGCATCCGTTGCTGGCTCGGGTGTCGTCGCGCATCATCAATGAAGTGCGCGGCATCAATCGGGTTGTGTATGACGTGTCGAGCAAGCCGCCTGCGACGATCGAGTGGGAGTGA
- a CDS encoding MFS transporter — MPSTQITAAAKDQDSAASSGLPLRLTFMLAGSAGLSVASLYYSQPMLGVLAPDIGASPQSVGLLPTLTQLGYALGILFLAPLGDRHDRRRIILTKAAILFAALLLAALSPSLPTLLAASLAVGVSATMAQDIVPAAATLAPAAHRGKIVGTVMTGLLLGILLSRVVSGFVAENWGWRAMFAAAAASIALVGLAAKRQLPRFEASTQLPYFALLRSLAALWRQHSALRRATWAQGLLSIGFSAFWSTLAIMLHDEPFHLGAAAAGAFGLAGAAGAMAAPIAGRIADRHGAPLVTRLGAGLVVASFAAMGVAPLMAPGAQLGLLVASAIGFDLGIQAALIAHQTIIYGIDANARSRLNAVLFTGMFIGMAVGSALAALLYAQFGWMAVTVLATVTALGAFLVRLRG, encoded by the coding sequence ATGCCTTCCACGCAAATTACCGCCGCCGCCAAGGATCAGGATTCAGCCGCCTCCTCGGGGCTGCCACTACGCTTGACCTTCATGCTGGCCGGCAGCGCCGGCCTGTCGGTCGCATCCCTGTACTACAGCCAGCCCATGCTGGGAGTGCTGGCCCCGGACATCGGCGCCTCTCCCCAGTCGGTCGGACTGCTGCCAACACTGACCCAGTTGGGCTATGCCCTGGGCATCCTCTTCCTGGCGCCGTTGGGTGACCGGCATGACCGGCGCAGGATCATCCTCACCAAGGCCGCCATCCTGTTCGCCGCGCTGCTGCTCGCGGCCCTGTCGCCCTCTTTGCCGACGCTGCTGGCCGCCAGCCTGGCCGTCGGCGTGTCCGCAACGATGGCGCAGGACATCGTTCCGGCAGCCGCAACATTGGCGCCAGCCGCGCATCGCGGCAAAATCGTCGGCACGGTGATGACAGGCCTGCTGCTGGGCATCCTGCTGTCCCGGGTAGTCAGCGGCTTCGTTGCCGAGAACTGGGGTTGGCGCGCCATGTTCGCGGCCGCCGCCGCCAGCATCGCGCTCGTAGGCCTGGCCGCAAAGCGCCAGCTCCCGCGCTTCGAAGCCAGCACGCAACTGCCTTACTTCGCGCTGCTGCGATCGCTGGCCGCGCTATGGCGGCAACATTCCGCACTGCGCCGCGCCACTTGGGCCCAAGGCCTGCTGTCTATCGGCTTCAGCGCCTTCTGGTCCACCCTGGCCATCATGCTGCATGACGAGCCCTTCCACCTGGGCGCGGCCGCCGCCGGCGCCTTCGGACTGGCCGGCGCGGCAGGAGCCATGGCCGCTCCCATCGCCGGACGCATCGCCGACCGCCACGGCGCCCCGCTGGTCACCCGTCTGGGTGCAGGCCTGGTCGTCGCGTCCTTCGCCGCCATGGGAGTGGCCCCGCTCATGGCGCCCGGCGCGCAGCTAGGGCTGCTGGTCGCCAGCGCCATCGGATTCGACCTGGGCATACAGGCCGCACTGATCGCGCACCAAACCATCATCTACGGCATCGACGCCAATGCCCGCAGCCGGCTCAACGCGGTACTGTTCACCGGCATGTTCATCGGCATGGCCGTCGGGTCGGCGTTGGCAGCCTTGCTGTATGCACAGTTCGGATGGATGGCGGTGACGGTGCTGGCGACGGTCACGGCGCTGGGAGCATTCTTGGTGCGATTGAGGGGCTGA
- a CDS encoding LysR family transcriptional regulator, with translation MDKLQALRVFLDVAESGGFSKTARRLGVATSSVTRLIDTLEASLGTALLTRSTRRVTLTDAGATYLEQVSRVVSDLEEADGSVSDVGAVAVGPLRVSLPVTFARLCLGPYISGFLRENPRVSLDLVLSDAYVDLVAERIDVAVRIGTPDLQPQLIVRKLAEHRRYVVASHEYLERHGTPTAPEELTQHDCLRFAHQAGPQRWSFLRGDDEVRHVEVQGRLAANNSDMLREAVLDGQGIALLAEWLIREDVRAGRLRRFFEDYEVNPQEQSVCVHAAYLPNRRHSKKVQVFLDFLQMRLARSTAG, from the coding sequence ATGGATAAACTGCAAGCCTTGCGCGTCTTCCTGGATGTGGCCGAGTCAGGAGGATTCTCCAAAACCGCGCGGCGCCTGGGGGTCGCCACGTCTTCCGTCACGCGGCTGATCGATACCCTGGAGGCGTCTCTCGGTACCGCGCTGCTGACCCGGTCGACGCGCCGGGTAACGTTGACCGACGCAGGAGCGACTTACCTGGAGCAGGTGTCCAGGGTTGTGTCGGATCTGGAGGAGGCCGACGGCAGCGTGTCGGATGTTGGCGCGGTCGCGGTCGGACCCTTGCGGGTTTCCTTGCCAGTGACCTTCGCGCGCTTGTGCCTGGGACCCTATATCTCGGGTTTCCTGCGCGAGAATCCGCGCGTGTCACTGGATCTGGTGCTATCCGATGCGTATGTGGACCTGGTGGCGGAGCGGATCGATGTCGCTGTCCGCATCGGCACACCGGACTTGCAGCCTCAATTGATCGTGCGCAAATTGGCCGAGCACCGGCGCTATGTGGTGGCCAGCCATGAATACCTGGAGCGGCACGGCACGCCCACTGCGCCTGAGGAGTTGACACAGCACGACTGTCTGCGATTCGCTCACCAGGCCGGGCCGCAACGCTGGTCGTTCCTTCGCGGCGATGACGAGGTGCGGCACGTGGAGGTGCAGGGGCGTTTGGCCGCCAACAACTCGGACATGCTGCGCGAAGCTGTGCTGGATGGGCAGGGCATCGCGTTGCTGGCGGAATGGCTGATCCGGGAGGACGTGCGGGCCGGGCGGCTGCGCCGGTTCTTCGAGGACTACGAGGTCAATCCTCAAGAACAGAGTGTGTGCGTCCATGCGGCGTATCTACCGAATCGCAGGCATTCCAAAAAGGTCCAGGTATTTCTCGACTTTCTCCAGATGCGTCTTGCGAGGAGCACGGCCGGCTGA
- a CDS encoding mandelate racemase/muconate lactonizing enzyme family protein has protein sequence MHDRPALLVRVEDADGAVGWGEVWCNFPGCGAEHRARLLETVVAPLVVGQSYASAQAAFAHMSARTAVLAIQSGEPGPIAQVIAGIDLALWDMLSRRAGAPLWQFLGGASDLIRVYASGINPDRPEDTVLAKHAEGYRAFKLKVGFGEERDLANVRTVRARLPSGSELMLDANQAWDLPGALHMSSRFSEFAPRWLEEPLRADRPLSDWAQLAEKTDIPLAAGENLIGPDAFEAMINSRTLKVVQPDLAKWGGISGCLPVIDRIHEAGLRYCPHFLGAGVGQLASAHILAARGRAGGMLEIDANENPLRAALSPALGAIVEGEAQLGNAAGLGVQPDIAQLRDICGVRS, from the coding sequence ATGCATGACCGCCCCGCCCTGCTCGTGCGGGTAGAAGATGCGGACGGCGCGGTCGGCTGGGGAGAGGTCTGGTGCAACTTTCCCGGCTGCGGCGCCGAACACCGCGCCCGCCTGCTTGAAACCGTGGTCGCGCCGCTGGTCGTCGGCCAGTCCTACGCCTCGGCCCAAGCCGCGTTTGCCCACATGAGCGCGCGCACCGCGGTCCTCGCCATCCAGTCGGGCGAACCTGGCCCCATCGCGCAGGTAATCGCCGGCATCGACCTGGCCTTATGGGACATGCTGTCGCGCCGGGCTGGCGCGCCGCTATGGCAATTCCTGGGCGGCGCCTCGGACCTGATCCGCGTCTATGCAAGCGGCATCAACCCTGACCGCCCCGAAGATACGGTGCTCGCAAAACACGCGGAGGGCTATCGCGCCTTCAAGCTCAAGGTGGGCTTTGGCGAGGAGCGGGACCTCGCCAATGTCAGAACGGTGCGCGCCCGGCTGCCCTCGGGCAGCGAGCTCATGCTGGACGCCAATCAGGCCTGGGATCTGCCGGGCGCTCTACACATGAGCAGCCGCTTCAGCGAGTTCGCGCCGCGCTGGCTGGAAGAGCCGCTGCGCGCCGATCGCCCGCTATCGGACTGGGCGCAGTTGGCAGAAAAAACGGATATCCCCCTCGCAGCCGGAGAGAACCTCATCGGTCCAGACGCCTTCGAGGCCATGATCAACAGCAGGACGCTCAAGGTCGTGCAGCCGGACCTGGCCAAATGGGGCGGTATATCCGGCTGCCTGCCCGTGATCGACAGGATTCACGAGGCCGGACTGCGCTATTGCCCGCATTTCCTTGGCGCGGGTGTCGGCCAGCTTGCGTCGGCGCACATTCTGGCGGCGCGGGGACGAGCCGGCGGCATGCTTGAAATCGATGCCAACGAGAACCCGCTGCGCGCGGCTCTCAGTCCGGCATTGGGTGCGATCGTTGAAGGAGAGGCCCAGCTCGGAAACGCGGCGGGGCTGGGCGTACAGCCGGATATCGCGCAATTGCGCGATATCTGCGGTGTGCGTTCATAA